GATGGATTATGAAGACGGTCCAATTAAAGTAACACTGGCAACTTTGAAAGTGTCTGTACAGCCAACGGTTTCTCTTGGGGGCTTTGAAATTACACCACCTGTGGTCTTGCGGTTGAAGTGTGGTTCAGGGCCTGTGCATATCAGAGGACAGCATTTAGAAGTTGTGGAGAAAGATGCAGGGTcagaagatgaagaggaggaggatgtgaAACTCCTAAGTATATCTGGAAAGCGTTCTGCCCCTGGAAGAGGTAGCAAGTTTCCCCAGAAAAAAGTaaagcttgctgctgctgctgaagaTGACGATTATGATGATGAAGAAGATGATGACAATTTTGATGAGGAAGTCGAAGAAAACGCTCCAGTAAAGAAATTTGTACGAGATACTCCAGCCAAAAATGCACAAAAATCGAACCAGAATGAAAAAGACTCAAAACTGTCAACACCAAGATCAAAAGGTCAAGAATCCttcaaaaaacaggaaaaaacaccTAAGACACCAAAAGAACCTAGCTCTGTAGAAGAtattaaagcaaaaatacaagCAAGCCTAGAAAAAGCACATTGAACAATCCTGGGAGCTACTGGTAAATTAAGGCCAAAGatggggagaggaaaaggagagacgCAAGTGATCCAAACTGAGTATCATCAACAGTCTCGACTGAAGTCTTCTATTTTAATCTCAATCCCCTTTCCTGATGGGCCACCCACCCATGCCTCCTTCCAGGCTGGAAGCAATCAATTGATCTCTTAAAACACTTTGACTGCTGTGATTCAGTGAACCTTATACTTTGCTTTCTATTTGTGCAATTACCTCACCTCTGATCATGTATTTCCCtagctgctcaataaatatttgaatcaaAAAGGGGCGGTGGGCgggggggcttccttgatggctcagcagtaaagaatccacctgccaatgcaggagatccgggtttgatccctgagttggaaagatttcccagaggagaaaaggcaacccacttcaataatacacttgcctgagaaatcccatggacagaggagcctgtcgggcaacagtccatgggctcacaaagagagggacacaacttagcacctgaacaacgacagcagtcttttaaaatattctcattgtgatgagaactcttgggATCTACTCTTTCAACAGCTTTATTAAGTAACATACAGCAGTGCTAACTGTAGCCATCATGCTGTATATTATACCATCAGTACTTGTTTGTCTTGTAACTGGATGTAGCTTTCCATTTGAAGTTGAGGTAGGAAAGAGAAAGCTAAGTATGACTGAGCACTTGCTTTAAGCCAGGCATGCTCACTTGACAAATACTTTCAgagctcctcatgtgtttctagACGCAGATTTAGGCATGTTATTGTGCAAAATAGATAAAGAGCTCTGCCCGCAAAGGAGCTTCAATTATGGGGCAGAGGCACACAATTTACAATAAATGCAATAAATCAGTACTTTCTGCGTCTTATTCACCTTTGCTACTTCATTATTCTGCATAATGCCTGAAGTACATGAAAGATAAACACaaggatgaatgaatgattaaaatCTAGACAGGTAAGAATTTGGTCCTACAGTTTCCTGAGGGAacattctggaaagaaaaaaataatttgagcaAAAATTAGGCATCTTGTTATTCTACTTCAACAGGAAGGGTAGCAGATTTCCGTGGACATGcatttgcatatctttttcttaaATAGGCTGTCCAATTTACATACATTTGTATGTTCCATTCAAAGAAACTTACTGTCAGTATGTAAATTACTCAGAATATtaaattctccttttcttcttatcactttttctcatttttgctgtttcctcttcatacttaaatatgcatattttgaGCAAATTTCCTCCACATTTCTATAGTGCCTTTCAATggcatatattattttaaataaaattatataattatatatgcattttgtgtatatgtataatatacattctgagctttcattttttgtttattttggggggctgctccctataacatgtggaatcttagttcctggatcagggattgaactcataccctcagcagtgaaagtgtggagtcttaaccactaggccatcagggaattcccttg
This genomic interval from Dama dama isolate Ldn47 chromosome 21, ASM3311817v1, whole genome shotgun sequence contains the following:
- the LOC133042259 gene encoding nucleophosmin-like isoform X2; the protein is MEDSVDVDMSPSRPQNYLFGCELKADRDYPFKVDNDENKHQFSLRMVSLGAGAKDESHIVEAEAMDYEDGPIKVTLATLKVSVQPTVSLGGFEITPPVVLRLKCGSGPVHIRGQHLEVVEKDAGSEDEEEEDVKLLSISGKRSAPGRGSKFPQKKVKLAAAAEDDDYDDEEDDDNFDEEVEENAPVKKGQESFKKQEKTPKTPKEPSSVEDIKAKIQASLEKAH
- the LOC133042259 gene encoding nucleophosmin-like isoform X1; translated protein: MEDSVDVDMSPSRPQNYLFGCELKADRDYPFKVDNDENKHQFSLRMVSLGAGAKDESHIVEAEAMDYEDGPIKVTLATLKVSVQPTVSLGGFEITPPVVLRLKCGSGPVHIRGQHLEVVEKDAGSEDEEEEDVKLLSISGKRSAPGRGSKFPQKKVKLAAAAEDDDYDDEEDDDNFDEEVEENAPVKKFVRDTPAKNAQKSNQNEKDSKLSTPRSKGQESFKKQEKTPKTPKEPSSVEDIKAKIQASLEKAH